One stretch of Tribolium castaneum strain GA2 chromosome 5, icTriCast1.1, whole genome shotgun sequence DNA includes these proteins:
- the LOC107397902 gene encoding uncharacterized protein LOC107397902, with protein MWPFKTEGKMVCHTNDIGFLLNDEFMGCNRRNPNKRVVFCPPPPSRGMNSRYTRVEGSGTYMVESSTGCEFCASFVSVFCYRVFSDRSPYLRVLEFLKFCFSKTLSHFCGTSLVGFYITTMGMCWAPDCKHYSTRDKCHFFSFPKSGKERALWKKLLRRDVEPGPGAYVCSCHFRDGRKENGPELFLHNIAKRAYFQVESPEKKKMKKQGLPSCSSSAESLSVDIPEETVPSTMNLEEVPSTSTAVVAAPADIIQDAPLESMGVQAPLVSHAALEAEMYFLKKENAELKAKIQYLTVRFCYENVQGNDKLIVLYTGLPNSQIFEALFHLIEKLDIKYYHKWTVQKLTRIDQLFLTLVKLRLNFPQLDLAQRFGVAQSTVSNIILTFVHVIYEILYKQFMTTMPSREKNKSCLPTCFSNFTNCRAVLDCTEIFTVVSRLIGVAPNGVITFVSDLYVGSTSDQKVVLNCGIIDMLKTGDMILADKGFLIQNILPPGVTLNIPPFLSNVQFTPEQVKCTENIARARIHVERAIRRLKCYHILNFLPESLCHYGDIVFKATAALTNLQFPLIKEVAELFQDCDD; from the exons atgtggcCTTTTAAAACTGAGGGAAAAATGGTTTGCCACACTAATGACATTGGATTTCTTCTGAATGACGAATTCATGGGGTGCAACCGGCGCAACCCCAATAAACGGGTTGTTTTCTGTCCCCCTCCCCCATCACGAGGGATGAATAGCAGGTATACGAGGGTAGAGGGTTCAGGCACATACATGGTTGAAAGTAGTACGGGTTGTGAGTTCTGTGCTTCTTTCGTGAGTGTCTTTTGTTATCGTGTTTTTTCCGATCGTTCTCCATATCTTCGtgttcttgaatttttaaaattctgtttttccaAGACATTATCTCATTTTTGTGGTACATCATTAG TAGGTTTTTACATCACAACTATGGGAATGTGTTGGGCTCCAGATTGCAAACACTATAGTACTCGCgataaatgccatttttttagttttcctaaGTCGGGAAAAGAACGAGCactatggaaaaaattgttgag aaGAGATGTAGAACCCGGACCAGGAGCCTACGTTTGCAGCTGCCATTTTCGGGATGGAAGAAAGGAAAATGgtcctgaattatttttgcacaatatcgcaaaaagagcctattttcaagtggaatctccagaaaaaaaaaagatgaaaaaacaagGACTCCCTTCTTGTTCTAGTTCCGCTGAATcattaag TGTTGATATACCGGAAGAAACAGTACCATCGACAATGAATTTAGAGGAAGTGCCATCGACGTCTACAGCCGTAGTTGCAGCACCAGCAGATATAATTCAAGATGCTCCGTTAGAATCTATGGGTGTGCAAGCACCCTTGGTGTCACATGCGGCTCTTGAAGCAGAAatgtattttctcaaaaaggaaaatgctgaacttaaagcaaaaatacaatatctgACAGTACGATTTTGCTATGAAAATGTTCAAGGAAATGACAAACTCATTGTTTTATATACCGGTCTTCCCAATAGCCAGATTTTCGAAGCATTGTTTCACTTAATCGAAAAGTTGgacataaaatattaccacAAATGGACAGTCCAAAAGTTAACTAGAATTGACCAACTCTTTTTAACCCTAGTAAAATTACGACTCAATTTCCCTCAACTTGATTTGGCGCAACGCTTTGGGGTTGCCCAAAGCACAGtttctaatattattttaacatttgtccatgtaatatatgaaattttatataaacagtTTATGACGACAATGCCTTCgcgcgaaaaaaataaatcttgcttgccaacatgttttagcaattttactaattgtagAGCAGTTCTAGATTGTACCGAAATTTTCACTGTGGTATCAC GGCTAATTGGAGTTGCACCCAATGGTGTCATCACATTTGTAAGTGATTTATACGTGGGATCAACTTCTGatcaaaaagttgttttaaattgtggaaTAATCGACATGTTAAAAACTGGAGATATGATTTTAGCCGATAAGGGATTTTTGATCCAAAATATTCTGCCACCAGGGGTCACTTTGAATATTCCaccttttttatcaaatgtccAATTTACACCAGAGCAAGTTAAGTGTACCGAAAATATTGCACGTGCAAGAATACACGTCGAAAGGGCAATACGccgattaaaatgttatcatattttaaattttttgccagagTCTTTGTGCCACTATGgagatattgtttttaaagcgACTGCCGCTTTAACAAACCTccaatttccattaattaaagaggtagcagaattgtttcaggattgtgatgattaa